The following coding sequences lie in one Anas acuta chromosome 17, bAnaAcu1.1, whole genome shotgun sequence genomic window:
- the LRRC74B gene encoding leucine-rich repeat-containing protein 74B isoform X1, which translates to MAAPPPAAAAAATRGPTAAHEMAAEEPSGTSEAPGEALRASPCPPGPLAAPRAAGGSSYLAACRACGVSPASCLLRRPPGTAIPLRHRGLGPRGAKALALSLVADTSIIKLDLGDNWLLGEGVAAIAEMLKENCYISDVNLSDNKLGTEGAKALSAMLLENNTIVSLQLSGNEFDDHAAKYLADAITANSKVEILDLSYNRFGDKAGEALGMAIAENIGLKELKISWNHFHSEGAAALARGLGANIFLKVLDVSYNGFDNSGAAALGEALKTNNVLEELNISNNHISVEGALRFAVGLKENKTLKTLNMIRNPMQNEGCCGVLKALQANPGTGVEILDLPDIPVSKEFAELCDAVKILFPNLLLRHGGNTKLQRKSQLKVELQTQMQVSSLDMAGAAWGRTPSDSCLNLGSISGLKETPPLSQR; encoded by the exons ATggcagcaccaccaccagcagcagcagcagcagcaacgcGGGGCCCCACAGCGGCTCACGAGATGGCGGCGGAGGAGCCCTCGGGCACCTCCGAGGCTCCTGGTGAAGCTCTCCGAGCCTCTCCCTGTCCTCCCGGCCCTCTGGCAGCCCCCCGAGCGGCTGGGGGGAGCTCGTACTTGGCAGCGTGCCGGGCCTGCGGCGTCAGCCCGGCCTCCTGCCTCCTGCGGCGGCCGCCGGGCACCGCCATCCCCCTGCGGCACCGGGGGCTGGGCCCGCGG GGTGCCAAGGCCTTAGCTCTTTCCTTGGTGGCTGATACCTCCATCATCAAGTTAGACCTGGGTGACAACTGGCTGCTGGGAGAAGGGGTGGCTGCAATTGCAGAgatgctgaaagaaaactgCTACATTTCAG atgTCAATTTATCTGACAACAAATTGGGCACTGAGGGAGCTAAGGCCCTTTCTGCTATGCTTCTAGAAAACAATACAATTGTGTCCCTCCAGCTCTCAGGAAATGAATTTGATGACCATGCAGCAAAGTATTTAGCAGATGCCAtcacagcaaacagcaaagTGGAAATTCTTGATCTGAGTTACAACAGGTTTGGTGACAAAGCAG gtGAAGCTCTTGGAATGGCAATAGCAGAAAACATTGGACTAAAGGAACTTAAAATCAGCTGGAACCATTTCCATAGCGAAGGGGCAGCTGCTTTGGCCAGAGGCCTGGGG GCAAACATATTCCTCAAGGTGCTGGATGTTTCCTACAATGGTTTTGACAACAGTGGAGCAGCTGCCTTGGGGGAGGCTCTCAAAACCAACAATGTACTGGAAGAGCTCAACATTAG cAATAATCATATTTCAGTGGAAGGAGCTCTGCGATTTGCAGTTggcctgaaagaaaacaagactcTAAAGACTCTCAAC atgaTCAGAAATCCCATGCAGAATGAAGGCTGTTGTGGGGTCCTCAAAGCTCTCCAGGCAAATCCTGGCACTGGTGTGGAGATCCTGGATCTGCCA GACATACCTGTGAGCAAAGAGTTTGCAGAGTTGTGTGATGctgtgaaaatactttttccaaATCTACTTCTCAGACATGGTGGAAACACAAAGTTGCAGAGGAAGAGTCAGTTGAAGGTCGAGCTTCAGACTCAGATGCAAGTG TCATCTCTGGACATggctggggcagcctggggcaggACACCCTCCGACAGCTGTCTGAACCTTGGCAGCATCTCGGGGCTGAAGGAGACACCACCTCTGTCACAACGGTGA
- the LRRC74B gene encoding leucine-rich repeat-containing protein 74B isoform X2 — protein sequence MAAPPPAAAAAATRGPTAAHEMAAEEPSGTSEAPGEALRASPCPPGPLAAPRAAGGSSYLAACRACGVSPASCLLRRPPGTAIPLRHRGLGPRGAKALALSLVADTSIIKLDLGDNWLLGEGVAAIAEMLKENCYISDVNLSDNKLGTEGAKALSAMLLENNTIVSLQLSGNEFDDHAAKYLADAITANSKVEILDLSYNRFGDKAGEALGMAIAENIGLKELKISWNHFHSEGAAALARGLGANIFLKVLDVSYNGFDNSGAAALGEALKTNNVLEELNISNNHISVEGALRFAVGLKENKTLKTLNMIRNPMQNEGCCGVLKALQANPGTGVEILDLPDIPVSKEFAELCDAVKILFPNLLLRHGGNTKLQRKSQLKVELQTQMQVVGNSQNTVD from the exons ATggcagcaccaccaccagcagcagcagcagcagcaacgcGGGGCCCCACAGCGGCTCACGAGATGGCGGCGGAGGAGCCCTCGGGCACCTCCGAGGCTCCTGGTGAAGCTCTCCGAGCCTCTCCCTGTCCTCCCGGCCCTCTGGCAGCCCCCCGAGCGGCTGGGGGGAGCTCGTACTTGGCAGCGTGCCGGGCCTGCGGCGTCAGCCCGGCCTCCTGCCTCCTGCGGCGGCCGCCGGGCACCGCCATCCCCCTGCGGCACCGGGGGCTGGGCCCGCGG GGTGCCAAGGCCTTAGCTCTTTCCTTGGTGGCTGATACCTCCATCATCAAGTTAGACCTGGGTGACAACTGGCTGCTGGGAGAAGGGGTGGCTGCAATTGCAGAgatgctgaaagaaaactgCTACATTTCAG atgTCAATTTATCTGACAACAAATTGGGCACTGAGGGAGCTAAGGCCCTTTCTGCTATGCTTCTAGAAAACAATACAATTGTGTCCCTCCAGCTCTCAGGAAATGAATTTGATGACCATGCAGCAAAGTATTTAGCAGATGCCAtcacagcaaacagcaaagTGGAAATTCTTGATCTGAGTTACAACAGGTTTGGTGACAAAGCAG gtGAAGCTCTTGGAATGGCAATAGCAGAAAACATTGGACTAAAGGAACTTAAAATCAGCTGGAACCATTTCCATAGCGAAGGGGCAGCTGCTTTGGCCAGAGGCCTGGGG GCAAACATATTCCTCAAGGTGCTGGATGTTTCCTACAATGGTTTTGACAACAGTGGAGCAGCTGCCTTGGGGGAGGCTCTCAAAACCAACAATGTACTGGAAGAGCTCAACATTAG cAATAATCATATTTCAGTGGAAGGAGCTCTGCGATTTGCAGTTggcctgaaagaaaacaagactcTAAAGACTCTCAAC atgaTCAGAAATCCCATGCAGAATGAAGGCTGTTGTGGGGTCCTCAAAGCTCTCCAGGCAAATCCTGGCACTGGTGTGGAGATCCTGGATCTGCCA GACATACCTGTGAGCAAAGAGTTTGCAGAGTTGTGTGATGctgtgaaaatactttttccaaATCTACTTCTCAGACATGGTGGAAACACAAAGTTGCAGAGGAAGAGTCAGTTGAAGGTCGAGCTTCAGACTCAGATGCAAGTGGTGGGTAATTCCCAGAATACAGTGGATTAA